The Hordeum vulgare subsp. vulgare chromosome 7H, MorexV3_pseudomolecules_assembly, whole genome shotgun sequence DNA window TTGAATATTGATGGCTCTTTGTCAGGAGACGACAAGACACGTGCTAGTATGGTGCTTACGGATTCCCAAGCCGCGATCATCTTCTCATCATCTAGAGGGGCTATTTTCCATGTCGTGATGCTATGGAGGCGAAATTGTGTGCTTGTATAGAAGACATGTCATTGTCAATCCAAAGATCTGATTGGCCAATCCTAATTGGACTCACCTGGCGTCGTCATAATCTTGCGAAGCGATGAGAAGGATAGGACAATTTTTTATTCTCTTAAGTCTTCATGAAAATTGTATTGGTCATATTAGTCGTTGTAAGAACATACTTTGTTATTATTTGGCTAATTTTGCTCGCTTAGAAGGTAGAAGAGTGCTTTGGTTGAGATCTGGTCCACCAAGAGCCATCGAGCTTAATAGAGCATACTCTATTATGTTGAGTGATTGGGCAATATAAGTTTTACACCTCCACCCCTAACCCGCCCACACACAAAAGGTTTCACAGGTGACTTGCATCTTCTTTTCAAAGCTCACTACAGGAAATTTACGTTTCCCCGTGTGGCAAGCCATAAGTCGAGTGTTTTTTGGGCATTTGGCTTAGCCGTGTACTTCATAAAGAACACCCGGTAACAACAAAGCACCCGACTTATGCTATCCTATGAACGGAGTGACCCGGAAAAACTTTCGGGTTATAGGCGACACACGGTATCTACGCAAAAAACACTCGGCTTTTAACGTGCCACCCAGTAAAAATACCTGCCACGCGTCTACAACAGAGACGATTGACGGTGCCGTCACGCCGTAAGTTATAAGCCGAGTGGCATTCCGTAGCTCTCGGCCGTGTGTAGCTGTAAGTCGAATGGCATTCCATAGCTCTCGGCTTATATAAACCGTGTGACTGTTGGCCCTTGACTTAGGTAAACAGTGACGTGGCTTGCCGTTAGGGCCGGGATGCCGTCAAATATAAACCGTGTACCTGCTGACACTCGGCTTACAGATCGTTGCTCGGCTTATATATAAGCCGAGTGTTTTCGCGAAGGCTCTCGGCTTACACCTGATAGCCCGGTCCCTAGTAAACCGTGTGGTGTAAATAAGAGAAAACACTTGATATATATGTAAAGCGAGTATAAACCGGTATAAGCCGAGTGTTTAGGGCACTCGGTTTATAAGTTTTTTTTCCTGTAGTGGCTTGGGGTTAAGCTAGTGTTATTTTTAGAAAAGGCCAAGCTAGTGTCTGTGCATATGATTTCCCTATCGTTGTTCGATACACAAACTCAAGGTCGGCTCCGGGCAATTAGTTCGTTGCTCGTGCCAAACTATTCTGGCTGGGGTGCACATTAGATACTTCCTCGATTTCCTTATACAAGGCCTTGTATATTCGAGCCAAACATTTAAGTTGATGGATTTGAACAAAATAACAagcttcaaattttaaatttgagtaTTCCTTTCGATTAAAATTAGTTGTCACATCTTTAATACAGTATTACAAGCGTTTATATTACTACTGTATTCTAattatctaaacactcttatattactcCTAGTTTATAGAGGGAGTATAACCTAGCGAATCTCCTTGATCACCTTCGTGTCGATGCCTTAAGGAGAATCGACGGTCGGGGTCACCCATCGACACCGTGACGACAGTGTTGCCATCGTCCGGCGCGCAGCGTCCCCGTCGTCCACACGCCCCCCCGGGCGCAAAAGTCCAAGGCCGAGCCGTGGACcagcccacctcctcctcctccccccccccctcccctgagctgttcaccaccaccactagtccaccaccaccaccacacggcacacgcccctcggcctcgccgccgcGATCCCCGCCCCCGccacgccgcgccgcgccgcgagCAGCGATGCAGTTCCTCACCACCTCCGCCGCGTGCTCCTCCTCCGCGCCGCCGCTCCCGCGCCCCGCGCACCTCCTCCGGGTCTCGAGGCCCCCTCCCTTCCCCCACCTCCGTCGCCGCCGCGCTCCCCACCCACCCTCAGTATCTCTATCTCTAGCCCCCAAACCCTCGCTCCTCGCCGCCTCGCGCCGCTCCCTGCTCTTCACCCCCCGCGCCCAcggcgaccaccaccaccaccaccaccaccaccaccacggccacGGGCACGGGCACGGCCACCATGGGCACGGCGACGACGGGGTGGAGGTGCGCGGGGGAGGCGGGGGCGCGGCGGTCATGCGGATGGCGAGGACGATCGGGTGGGCCGACGTCGCCGACGCGCTGCGGGAGCACCTGCAGCTCTGCTGCATCTCCCTCGGCCTTCTCCTGACGGCCGCCGTCTGCCCGCACGTCCCGCTGCTGAACTCAGTCGGGCGCCTGCCGGCCGCGCTCATCGCCATCGCCTTCCCTCTTGTCGGGGTAAGATCCGCTGACGCTTCCCAGCTGTTAGTTTCTACAGTATAAGTTAGGAGTACATGGGAGCAGTTGAAGTACCAGTGCCAATCTAGTTAGAGGCATGGCGTTGTGAGCTCAATTGTATGCTAAGCATATTCTTGGGATTGTACTCATCAGAGGAAGTTCTAGTTCATGCTTTTTATGAAATTGAGTTCTGTTGAGAAATTTGCTCGTAAGAGTTTATAGAGAGTAACTGCTAATGTGATAGGCGTGATACCATTACAGAACCTTAAGTCACCTGTTTATGCTGATACAGCTGACCACTGTGAATTCAACTATACTTCTGAGCAGCTGAGTTGATAACTTTGATACTGTAGTACCACTTTGGCGGTAATATCGTGTAGACCGCATATCAGGCCGAGCAGCAGACCAACACAGAAACATACTCAAGAAAAATTGAGAAACGAGGAGGTATATTCGATACTCGATAATAATGTACACCATGGAAAGTTTCAGTCCAAACTTAATCTCTTCCGTAGTGTTTCTAATAATCAGAGCCACTGGTTGCAAAGAAAGTCATTGTAGCTATATTCCATTGAACAGGGAAGTGCTATGCTTGCTGTGCTCCTGTACACAGAAAAACAGATGTTCCTTGCTTTGAGATTGCTTGTCTGTGGAATGCTTATCTGACATTTTTCTTGTTTCCATTGTAGGTTTCTGCAGCACTTGATGCCCTTGTAGATATTGCAGATGGAAAAATAAATATCCATGTCCTCATGGCTCTTGCAGCATTTGCTTCTATATTTATGGGAAACTCATTGGAGGGTGGTTTACTTCTTGCAATGTTTAACTTAGCCCATATCGGTACATATTTTTGACATTCTTTGAAACTCTCCCCATTTTAGCTTCTTTTTGTGTATTCACTGATGGTTTTCTCTTCTGTCGTCATTTCATACAGCTGAAGAGTACTTTACAAGCAAGTCAATGTATGATGTGAGGGAACTTAAGGAAAATCATCCAGAATTTGCACTGTTGTTAGAAACAAGTGGAGACGAATCGGCACACTTTTCAAATCTAAATTATGCAAAAGTTCCTGTGCATGACCTTGAAGTGGGTTCTCATATTTTGGTCAGAGCTGGTGAGGTGTGTTGTTTGTTTATTTAAAACTCCCTGTATTCCTATTTTTTTTGTTCATTTCATAGTCTCTTCACAATTATCACATTGTTATTGTCTTTCTTTCAATTGGACTTGCTTCATGTTACTAAGTGAGCATAATGGCTATATCCTATCTTCTTCTATTCCTTTTTCATGTAGATGCTATTTGTCTAGTCTAGGTCGTTGGGAATTTTATCTCATTGTGGCGCAGTTCTTCTATTCATTAGGCTGTGCCTGTTGATGGAGAAGTTTACCAAGGATCGTCCACAATCACCATAGAACACCTCACTGGTGAAACAAAACCTGTTGAGAGGACAGTGGGGGATGCTATACCAGGTGGAGCCAGGAATTTGGAAGGAATGATGATTGTAAAGGTTAGGCCTTCTCTTTTTTTCAGCAAAGAGACCTTCTCCATTTTCCTTTGCTCGTTTTGTTCACTAATCCTGAGATGCTTCATTTTCTTATCTTGCTTTATTCTCGTAAATAGGATATTAGGATGCCTACTGCTCACACACAAACACGATTACAGTTATTTAATAGCAGGTCTGTAATATTTAACTTGCTGGTCATGGTTGGTACTTGGTCTGCATAGCCATCTTGACGAGATGAAACCATTCCAGACTGACAGAAAACATCATTCTGTGATATTGTGGAAAACGAGAAACAAACCTAATTAatttgtacaaaatggacaaaccTAATATTGATTTGTTGGTAGTTACCAGCAACAAATTTGCTATTCCTTTTTCGCGTAACATAGCATTAAGTTAGTGAAGTACATTATATTTGGCGTGTCTCCTTCCAGAATGTTACCTTTTCATGCTTTTATTCATTTACCTTTCTTTCTAGGTGACCAAATCATGGGAGGATTCAACACTCAACAGAATTGTCCAGCTGACAGAAGAGGGCCAGCTAAAcaagccaaagttgcaaagatggtTAGATGAGTTTGGGGAGCATTATAGCAAAGTTGTCGTGGCTCTGTCTTTGGCTGTTGCACTACTGGGACCATTCCTCTTTAAGTGGCCCTTTTTCGGTAACTCAGGTATTCCCCTAAGAtcacatgacatgctgtgttggtgGTTATTACAAATACTTCATGCTTCAGAAAGCTCAGTACTGATGATTTGGCAATTTGTTCTGAACTGATGCACTGGACTCTAGGATTGAGCTTTCTGTGCTCTGACATTTTCTTTAGTTTGTAGGGGTTCAATTTACCGTGGGTTAGGACTTATGGTGGCtgcatctccatgtgcattggcAGTAGCTCCATTAGCATATGCCACTGCAATCAGTTCTCTTGCAAGTAAGGTACTGTCTGGAAGTTTCAGCGTTCTTAGCTCTACTGATTATTTTCTTCAGTTGGTATAAGCAGTGCCTTCTCGACTTCCAAATTTTGTGACATCATCTAGTATTATATTCTACTTTTTATCAGTATTTTACTGGGATATTTTTGACTCAATTTTCTGTTTTATGGTTATGTGCACAATGGCTGCCAGAGATAAGATCATATTAATCTGAATTGTTTGTTCTTCTACAACTATATTAGTGCCGTCCTTACTTCTGACCTGAATGCGTGCATTGCATGATAGCAGTTATCACTTCGAGCCCATCTTATCAAACTGTGGTATCTTGGTTGTAGCATTTACTATGACCCGTGGTCCTGTTTTTTGAATGAACCTTCTTCTGGAATGTGATAGTGGAATTattctcttctttgttcttctgtAGGGAATTTTATTGAAAGGCGGGCATGTATTAGATGCCCTTTCTTCTTGTCAGTCTATTGCTTTTGACAAGACAGGCACATTAACAACTGGGAAGCTTATGTGCAAAGCAATCGAGCCCATTCATGGACATTTGGATGCGAGTAATGGTGTCGACCCCTCTTGCTGTACTCCCAACTGTGAAAGTGAAGCTCTAGCTGTTGCTGCAGCTATGGAGAAAGGAACAACCCATCCTATTGGAAGGTGAGGAAAATAGATAATTTTCCCAAAGgccatatttatttatttatttatttgcatGCATCATTATGAATTAGAACTATGTAACCCTTGGACATAAGCATGCTAGCAATGGCTTGGGTCTAGTTCCCTTGGGTCAAATGTATTGATAACGCATTGAATTTATAGCCAACCCAGCCATCCAGGGCAATGCTGCTGATAGCCAGATTTTCATCAGATTGCTTGACGAAAGAAATCTGCTAGTTCATTTTAAATTACCTATCAGTAATTACTTTGGTATTCAATTGTGTCTGGTTTGACGTCGACTAGAATCTGCCATGTTCTGCTATTGTCTATTAGTgtactttaaaaacaatattgtGGTTTTCTTCAATGTGAAATTCAAATGTGTGCTTGCAAAAAAAGAAAGATAGAATGCAAATATGCAACACCTTTTTAAACGTATTTTCTAAATATAGTGCATAGAAAGACATGTTTGACTAATCTGTCCCTTAAGTGGTACGAGTCCACATGTTGAAAAAAGTGGCACAAGTCCACTGCTAACTAGTGGTGATGAATCCTTGCAATCCCAATATAGTGTGTACCATGCTTGATTTTCATTAGCTTACATATGAGGTGCCAACAAGAATACTATCATATGCCCTTAAACTTAATGTAAACTTTCTTGTCACCTGGCACTATtttcagcttgatgttcaagGTCATAATGTTTAATTTATGCTCTTTATCATCTCGTGTATGTTATGATTTATTGTAGAATAATTTATAGCAGTAAGTTGATATTGATTGTATGATTCACAGGGCAGTTTTAAAACACTCTGTTGGGAGAGACCTCCCAGTGGTTGctgttgagagttttgagagcTTACCTGGTAGAGGAGTTGTTGCTACTTTGAGTGGCATAAAGGTATGTGTAAGTTAGATACTATATATTTCAACCAGCAAAGTCATACGGAAATTGGTAGATATATCAAGGAAGAATTTTCTGTCGGCAGGTTATTATTGTAGACTTGACTCCCACAGTGGAGAGGCAGGGTTGGCCACTGTATCTCTATATGTCATGTTCACTATTTTGGAATACAGAAACCATTGTAAATATGCTTAATTTGCAGGGAACTTATATTTTGAGAGTGTTTTCTAAATTTAAATATGCCGAGGTTAATATTTAAATCGATATAGTGCATATacaattcttttttttttttggatttcTCATGCTCTGTAGAATTGGTCCTAGTCATTGTTTGGTGTCGTGAAGGTTAAAGGAGAGTGGTTTTAGAAAAATGAAATTACTTGGCTGGATGTTTTTTTTATTAGCTGAATTgcataattatagcatgaaaggAACACCCTTAAAACAGGATAATGAGATGATGTATCAACTTTGGATGGTGTAGATCAAATTGGTTTAACCATCTCATTCGGGT harbors:
- the LOC123407761 gene encoding probable cadmium/zinc-transporting ATPase HMA1, chloroplastic produces the protein MQFLTTSAACSSSAPPLPRPAHLLRVSRPPPFPHLRRRRAPHPPSVSLSLAPKPSLLAASRRSLLFTPRAHGDHHHHHHHHHHGHGHGHGHHGHGDDGVEVRGGGGGAAVMRMARTIGWADVADALREHLQLCCISLGLLLTAAVCPHVPLLNSVGRLPAALIAIAFPLVGVSAALDALVDIADGKINIHVLMALAAFASIFMGNSLEGGLLLAMFNLAHIAEEYFTSKSMYDVRELKENHPEFALLLETSGDESAHFSNLNYAKVPVHDLEVGSHILVRAGEAVPVDGEVYQGSSTITIEHLTGETKPVERTVGDAIPGGARNLEGMMIVKVTKSWEDSTLNRIVQLTEEGQLNKPKLQRWLDEFGEHYSKVVVALSLAVALLGPFLFKWPFFGNSVCRGSIYRGLGLMVAASPCALAVAPLAYATAISSLASKGILLKGGHVLDALSSCQSIAFDKTGTLTTGKLMCKAIEPIHGHLDASNGVDPSCCTPNCESEALAVAAAMEKGTTHPIGRAVLKHSVGRDLPVVAVESFESLPGRGVVATLSGIKARDNESEFAKASIGSVEYISSLYRSYGESEQIKEAVKCSAFGPEFVQAALSVDKKVTLFHFEDEPRTGVCEVIYTLREKAKLRIMMLTGDHESSAQRVAKAVCIEEVHFSLKPEDKLNKVKAVSREGGGGLIMVGDGINDAPALAAATVGIVLAQRASATAVAVADVLLLQDNLCVVPFCIAKARQTTSLVKQSVALALTCIVFAALPSVLGFLPLWLTVLLHEGGTLLVCLNSIRALNPPTWSWADDIRQLVHSLKNYVSAKLNSSSSDCSASTVPL